AGATCGAAGCGATCGTGGCCACGCTGATCCTCACGATCATGATCGTGTTCATCTACGAGGTGTACCTGGCCGGGCCCAATATGCCCAAGGTCTTCGAAGGATTCATCCCCACCAGCGACATCCTGCGGCCCGCCGAACTCACCATGGCACTGGGCATCGTCGGCGCCACCGTGATGCCCCACAACCTCTACCTGCACTCGGCCCTGGTGCAGTCGCGTGACTACGACCGTGCCGACGACGCGTCCAAGGCGCACGCGGTGAAGTTCGCCACCTGGGACTCGAATGTGCAGCTCAGTGCGGCATTCATCGTGAACTGCCTGCTGTTGCTGCTGGGTGCGGCGCTGTTCTTCGGCGCCACCCAGGACCTGTCCACGTTCGGCTCGCTGTATTCCGCGTTGAAGGACCCGACGCTGGCCGGCTCGATCGCCAGCCCGATCCTCAGCACCCTGTTCGCCGTCGCGCTGCTGGCGTCGGGCCAGAACTCCACCATCACCGGCACCCTGAGTGGCCAGGTGGTGATGGAGGGCTTCATCCGCATGCGCGTGCCGCTGTGGGTGCGACGCGTGATCACCCGGCTGATCGCGGTGATTCCGGTGGTGGCATTCACGATCATCTTCGGCGGCTCGGAGCACATGCTCGACGTGCTGCTGGTTGACACCCAGGTGTTCCTGTCGATCGCGCTGCCGCTGTCGATGGTGCCGCTGGTGTGGTTCACCAGCTCGAAGCGCATCATGGGCAAGCGCTTTGCCAACCCCCGGTGGGTTGCGGTGCTGGGCTGGCTGGCCACCGGCGTGCTGACGATCCTCAACATCAACCTGGTGATCCAGACGGTGACCTCGCTGTTCTGAGGGTTCGCGTTGGGTGGGGGCACCTGTCCGCCTGCATGCTGATCGCCGGACGGGACGTGTCCGGGCGCGCCGTCCCATGGTCACGACACGCCATTCGGTCGTTGGGTGGACAGTTGTGCGGCGTCATTACCGCACAGGTGACCATTTAGTGGCCGCTTCAGCCCAGGACGAGAAGATAGGGGCGGACAAGGGGCCGGCAACCGGTGGTTCAGGCGCCCTTGCGCGCCCCATGGATCGCGGCGGACAGCACTCCGGCGACGACCACGGCCATGAGCGCCGGGACGCCCTCGCCCTTCATGCGGAAGCCGCGGCGACGTCGATGCGTGCCAGGCTCAGGGGAAGTGCCACGCGCAGAAGAATGGGTGTCCTGCGGATCGGGTCCCGTCAGACCGGCTGGGTCGCCATGGGACCCGCCGGCTGCACGCTCGTGGACGCTGGGTTGCTGCTTGGCCATCGTGTCCCCCGGATCATCGCGGTCAGTTCCCCGGCACCAGCTGGATGCCGCCGGCGCCGCGAGCAAGTACAGCACATCGGGCGCGCCGCATCGGGTACACGCTCACCGCAGCACACAGGCGCACCGCGCCATCTCGACCCACGCCGGCCCCATCACGCCGGTCCCATCGCACAGGCACCTGCCATGCCTGACATCAGGACCGGGACCCGGCACCATCGGTCCCGGTCGGGGTCCCCACCCCGATTCCCGGGGACTCCTCCCAACCCAGATTTCCGGGGCGTCCCCACAGCCGGTCGGGCAACCGACTGTTAGCCTGTGAACGCCCACAGCTCGGGGAATCCGGTGCAATTCCGGAACTGACCCGCAACCGTGACAGGGACGTCCCCGGGCCCTCACCCCGTGGCCGCCGCTGGAGCCGGAGTACCGATCCGTGGCAAACCGTCAGATATCCGTCGAGGTCCACGGACAGGTCACCGGCACCCCGTGCCCGGCCAGCGCGCGCACCTCACCGAGAGGTACGAGCCCATCGCCATCACGGGCTCGCCGAGAGGCACACGCGATGCTCACCCGAACCGGTTCCGCCCACGCGGCACGCACCCCCACCGACGCCATCGGCCCGGTCACCGACGCGGCCCGCACCGTGACCTCACGCAACGCCCCGATGCCACGCAGCACCACGGCCCCACGCAGCACAGGGGCGAGCACCGTCCACCGGACAGCCGCCGCACTCGTCGCGCTCGCCATGATGCTCCTCGGATTGGGCACCACCCTCCCCGCACGTGCCGACGGCGGCCACGCAACGCCCGCATCCACACCAGCACCCACCAGCATCGGCGACTGCCTCGGCTCGGGACGCGTCTGGCTGTTCGTCAGCTACCAGGACGCCGTCGTGTCGAACCAGTGCGTCGGCAACCCCTCATCGGGCACCGAGGCACTGGGCGTCGGCGGGGTCAGCGTGCGCAAGGGCAAGGGCGGACTCATCTGTTCGCTCGCCGACACGCCCGCCGGCTGCACCACCGGCAACCGCGACTACTGGACCTACTTCCACGCCACCGACGCCACCGGATGGGCCAGCTACGACTACTCGCAGCTCGGCGCCGATTCCTTCCAGCCAACTGCCGGGTCCATCGAGGCCTGGTGCTACACCCGCGATGCCGACTCTGACCAGTCCCACTGCACGCCACCGGCGTTGCGTGTGACGCGCGCCGACGGTTCGGTGGCCAATCCGCAGGGGGCGACGCCGGCGGTCACCACCCTGGCATCGGTGTCATCGGGCGGACAGTCCCCCGTGGCGACGATCGCCGCGGGCGGCCTCGTGGTGGCGATGATCGGCGTCGCCGTGGTCGTGAGGCGACGTCGCGGCAAGCCCGCGCGGGCCCGTCGCCGAACCAGCTGATCGCCGACTCCCGCGCCGGGGTCACCAGCTCCTGCGGGTCGGCTGTGTCGTCGGATTCGCCCCGTTGTCACCCTGTTGCTGGTTGGCGACCTGCGCCTCCTGCTCACGGCGCTGCAGCTGCTCCTGCTGGGTGGCCTCGTCGGGCGCGCTGGACGCGCTGGACTGCTGCAAGCGGTCGATCTTCGACTGCACGCGCTGCTCGGTCTGCTCCTGCTGACCCCGGGCGGTGCTTGCGTCGCCCTGGTCCTGCCCGGACGCACTCGACGAGGGTGCCGACGACCCCGAGGGCTGCACGGATGGGCTGGCCGATGCCGGCGAGGACGACGCGGACGCCTGCGACGACCCCGACGGCTGTGCGCCGGACGAGGATCCCGGGCTGGGCTGCTGGGAACAGTTCAGCGCCACCACGATCTGCTTGGCCCGGTTCAGCGATTCCTGGGCCTGGTCGGTGTGGCCGCCGTCGCGCTGCATGTCGCCCAGCGCCTCCCACGACCACGCCAGGTTGAGCCCGACCATGCACTTGTCGGCCGGCGGGGCAAGCGTCAGGGCCTTCGAGAAATCAGTGCCGGCGGCCACGAAGTCACCGAGCCGGTAGTCGGCCGTGCCAGCGTTGAAATGGCCGATCCAGGGGTTGAACGGGTTGAGCACCGTCGTGCGGGCAAAGCCCGAGCGCGCCGCGACATAGTCCTTGTGGTCGTAATGGTCCATGGCACGGGACTCGTCAACCATGAGCCCGCCGATGCGCAACGCCGCCAGGCCCAACACGACGACCACCAGCCAACACGCCACCACCAACGTCCGGCGGCGACGCCGGCCCTTCGGGGTGGGTCCGCCCTTCTGTGCAGTGCCAGTCCTTCGCGCAGTGCCACCCGTACGCGCGCTCATGCCCGCTCCCCCCGTCCAGCGTGAGGCCCGGGCGCGCGGTCCGCCATTTGCGCGCGCACCCGGCGGTAGCGACCCACCGCGCTCCAGGTCTCGACGCCCAACAGCCCGGCCAGCACCAACGCGAACACCCAGTAGACCTCCACGGTGCGTCCAGGTTCGGTGTGCGCGGCGGAGGCACTGGCCGCCAACCCCGTGGCGGGCAGCGGGCCTGGCGCGGTGCGATGGTCGTAGTGGCCGCCGGTCTGCGCCGCAATCGCCTGCAGGGTCGCCTCGTCGAGGTGCGAGACGGCCCGCGAGCCCTGATAGCTCACATAGTCGCCCGAGCCCGGGTAGATCTGCATCGGCGCCCCGGCACTGGTGCCATAGCCGAGCACGAGCGCATCATCCAGGTCGCCGGCCAGCGACGCGAAGGAGCGCGGAGGTTGGTCGATCGTCTGCTCCCCGTCGCCGCAGTAGACGAACAGTCGCTGCGCGCCGGGACGCTCGGCCCGGGACGCATCGAGCAGTTGCCGGGCCTGGTCGACGCCCACGGAGATGTCGCTCCCGGTGCCGCGCGGGTTCTCACGCCATCCGATCGCGGCGGCGTAGCTGGCCACCGCCTGGCCATCGGTGGTGAAGGGCACCTCCACGCGGGCGTCGTTGTCCATGGCGATCACCGCGAAGCGGGCACCCGGATGGTCGGAGACCAGCTGGGCCACGTCGGAGGCGACGCCCGCGATGCGCGGCTGGTTGCCGTCGTAGTCCTCGGCGCCCATGGACGTGGTGCGGTCGATGAGCACCACCACGTCGGCGCCCGCCGGGGCCGGCTTCGGCGGGCTGGTGCGCCCGATCACCGGGTGCACCCCGATGAGCACCACGAGCAGGCAGATCGCCAGGCGCACCCAGCGGTGGGCCACCCGGGCCTCCCGCGCAGGTGCCCCACGATCGGCGCGCACGAGCGCCACGGTGACGCCGGTCAGGGCCAGGCCGGCGACGATCACCCACCAGATCGGTTGGAAGCTCATCGGCGTCCTCCCCGCGCACCGCGCGCGACCCCGGGACGGCGCACCTCGCTGATCGTCACGATCGCCAGCCCCAGGCACACCAGTCCGGCGCCGAATCCGGGCCGGTCGAACGACCTGTTGGTGGTGTGGGACAGGATCGCGGCACGCTGCTGCGCCTCGACCGCCTGGGCGATCACCTGGGTGTTGGCGGGTTGGCCGGCCTGCACGGTCAGCACCTCGCCGCCGGTGGTGTGGGCGGCGTTGCGCAGGGTGGTGAGTGCTTCCGCGTCGTCATTGTCGGGCGCCACCACGAAGACCATCACCTGCTTGTCGCGGGCAGCTTCCGCGGCCTGCTGGATCGAGTAGATCGCATTGCCCGACACCAGTCCGTCGGTGGCGAGCACGATCGTGCGCGATCGCGGCTGGTCGAGTTGGTCGAAGCGCCGCACGCAGCTGGTGAGCCCGTCGCCCACCAGCGACGATCCGGAATCGCCGACGCGGGTGCCGGCAATGGGATTGCGCTCGAGGT
The window above is part of the Propionibacterium freudenreichii subsp. freudenreichii genome. Proteins encoded here:
- a CDS encoding Nramp family divalent metal transporter, with translation MTESEERPDQAPERGRPSRIHGLVRPTNGLSLEEINGTIKTPPPGTGFWRSLASFSGPGALVAVGYMDPGNWVTSIGGGSQFGYGLLSVILISSLIAMLLQYMALKLGIVTGMDLAQATRAHVGRRLGIVLWIITELAIMATDIAEVIGAAIALHLLFGINMIVGVLLTVLDVFLLLFLMQVGFRKIEAIVATLILTIMIVFIYEVYLAGPNMPKVFEGFIPTSDILRPAELTMALGIVGATVMPHNLYLHSALVQSRDYDRADDASKAHAVKFATWDSNVQLSAAFIVNCLLLLLGAALFFGATQDLSTFGSLYSALKDPTLAGSIASPILSTLFAVALLASGQNSTITGTLSGQVVMEGFIRMRVPLWVRRVITRLIAVIPVVAFTIIFGGSEHMLDVLLVDTQVFLSIALPLSMVPLVWFTSSKRIMGKRFANPRWVAVLGWLATGVLTILNINLVIQTVTSLF
- a CDS encoding tetratricopeptide repeat protein; translation: MSARTGGTARRTGTAQKGGPTPKGRRRRRTLVVACWLVVVVLGLAALRIGGLMVDESRAMDHYDHKDYVAARSGFARTTVLNPFNPWIGHFNAGTADYRLGDFVAAGTDFSKALTLAPPADKCMVGLNLAWSWEALGDMQRDGGHTDQAQESLNRAKQIVVALNCSQQPSPGSSSGAQPSGSSQASASSSPASASPSVQPSGSSAPSSSASGQDQGDASTARGQQEQTEQRVQSKIDRLQQSSASSAPDEATQQEQLQRREQEAQVANQQQGDNGANPTTQPTRRSW
- a CDS encoding vWA domain-containing protein: MSFQPIWWVIVAGLALTGVTVALVRADRGAPAREARVAHRWVRLAICLLVVLIGVHPVIGRTSPPKPAPAGADVVVLIDRTTSMGAEDYDGNQPRIAGVASDVAQLVSDHPGARFAVIAMDNDARVEVPFTTDGQAVASYAAAIGWRENPRGTGSDISVGVDQARQLLDASRAERPGAQRLFVYCGDGEQTIDQPPRSFASLAGDLDDALVLGYGTSAGAPMQIYPGSGDYVSYQGSRAVSHLDEATLQAIAAQTGGHYDHRTAPGPLPATGLAASASAAHTEPGRTVEVYWVFALVLAGLLGVETWSAVGRYRRVRAQMADRAPGPHAGRGERA
- a CDS encoding VWA domain-containing protein; amino-acid sequence: MGVMWWWLGAAVLVALVGVGLLRLLGRSRRRGQDESALWLAHAERLRALPRFRQLAAARARWARIGLVGLALAALGTGLLAARVIRVSNDDELMRNRDVMLCLDVSPSMEGIDVPVVDTYQRLSQRLDSERIGLVAFDSGAVTLFPLTSDAGFVQARLTDAGRQVADLERNPIAGTRVGDSGSSLVGDGLTSCVRRFDQLDQPRSRTIVLATDGLVSGNAIYSIQQAAEAARDKQVMVFVVAPDNDDAEALTTLRNAAHTTGGEVLTVQAGQPANTQVIAQAVEAQQRAAILSHTTNRSFDRPGFGAGLVCLGLAIVTISEVRRPGVARGARGGRR